One window from the genome of Mucilaginibacter ginsenosidivorans encodes:
- a CDS encoding energy transducer TonB, translating to MPITELDLYKSGWLELVFDDRNKAYGAYDLRKHYADNLFKALGFTIGGFVTLMLVCSFFMTRQPKEGPVIDVTLRPRTFTPPVVKQPVTPPKQQPEPPHKSTVKMPPFVVTHDRDAENPPKIDDLKTADPGQQTVKGDDGKIDIPELSKGGGGTTVVTEETGPVDMRSVEVMPEPVGGAAAWSKFLQKNLRFPSQAQDAGVGGKVWLSFIVEKDGHLSSITVERGAGYGMDEEALRVLKLAPAWKPGIQNGHAVRVKFNLPFNFQLPQE from the coding sequence ATGCCTATCACAGAATTAGATTTATACAAGTCCGGGTGGCTCGAACTTGTATTTGACGACCGTAATAAAGCCTACGGCGCCTACGACCTCAGGAAACATTATGCTGATAACCTGTTCAAAGCACTCGGCTTTACCATTGGAGGATTTGTGACTTTGATGCTAGTTTGCAGTTTTTTTATGACTCGTCAACCCAAAGAAGGCCCAGTTATTGATGTCACCTTGCGACCAAGGACTTTTACTCCCCCTGTTGTAAAACAGCCGGTTACGCCTCCTAAACAGCAACCGGAGCCCCCGCATAAAAGTACTGTTAAGATGCCGCCATTTGTTGTAACACATGATCGGGATGCCGAGAATCCACCCAAAATAGATGACCTGAAGACAGCAGACCCGGGGCAACAAACAGTTAAGGGCGACGACGGTAAAATTGATATCCCCGAGCTTTCAAAAGGCGGGGGTGGAACAACAGTGGTGACTGAAGAGACAGGTCCGGTGGACATGCGAAGCGTGGAAGTAATGCCCGAACCAGTGGGCGGGGCTGCTGCTTGGTCGAAATTTCTTCAGAAAAATTTGCGTTTCCCAAGCCAGGCGCAAGATGCCGGGGTAGGTGGAAAGGTTTGGCTAAGCTTTATAGTGGAAAAGGATGGTCACTTATCCAGTATTACCGTTGAACGGGGTGCAGGGTATGGGATGGATGAAGAAGCATTGCGGGTTTTGAAACTAGCCCCGGCATGGAAACCTGGCATACAAAATGGGCATGCTGTACGCGTGAAATTTAATTTGCCGTTTAACTTTCAGTTGCCACAGGAATAA
- the purL gene encoding phosphoribosylformylglycinamidine synthase subunit PurL has translation METLELTTPETAKDLGLLPEEFERIKEILGRVPNFTELSIFSVMWSEHCSYKNSITWLKTLPKDGPRMLAKAGEENAGLVDLGDGIGCAFKIESHNHPSALEPYQGAATGVGGINRDIFTMGARPIAQLNSLRFGDLSLDRTKWLIKGVVKGIGDYGNAFGIPTVGGELFFDDCYNVNPLVNAMSAGIVKAGETVSATSYGVGNPVYIVGSATGKDGIHGAAFASKDITEDSVNDLPAVQVGDPFQEKLLLEATLEVIKTGAVVGMQDMGAAGIICSNSEMSAKGEHGMRIDLDKVPTRQENMKPFEILLSESQERMLIVVHKGREAEVEAIFDKWDLNCAIIGEVTDTKRLLYYMHGELVADVPAEDLVLGGGAPVYKREYREPAYFKENQKFKIDDVKEPANLKEVAEHLISHPNIASKRWVTHQYDSTVGTSTMTTNRPCDAGVVAVKGTSKAIALTVDCNSRYVYADSQKGCAIAVAEAARNITCAGGEPVAITNCLNFGNPYKPEVYWQFVGAIKGMGEACTKFETPVTGGNVSFYNQSSDEGPVFPTPTIGMLGVLDDISTITTSDFKQPGDLVYLIGESVNDIASSQYLASYHKILAAPAPYFDLDKEYAMHQVIKELIKHKVIQSAHDVSDGGLYVTLVESALPNDFGFDIASDNSVRKDAFLFGEAQGRVVVSVSPEEQERFIELMATSEVEFSLLGTVTDGYMMIDEDSFGHITDTKMVYDNVLFSILGD, from the coding sequence TTGGAGACCCTGGAATTAACCACCCCCGAAACAGCTAAAGATTTAGGTTTACTGCCCGAAGAATTTGAACGAATAAAAGAGATTTTGGGACGCGTGCCCAACTTTACCGAGCTTTCTATTTTTTCGGTGATGTGGAGCGAACATTGCTCTTACAAAAACTCAATTACCTGGCTTAAAACGTTACCAAAGGACGGTCCGCGAATGCTTGCCAAAGCAGGTGAGGAGAACGCCGGGCTGGTAGACCTGGGCGATGGCATAGGTTGCGCTTTTAAAATAGAATCGCACAACCACCCGTCGGCATTAGAACCCTACCAGGGGGCCGCTACTGGTGTTGGCGGTATCAACCGCGATATATTTACGATGGGTGCAAGGCCTATAGCGCAATTAAATTCATTGCGTTTTGGCGATCTGAGCCTTGACCGTACCAAGTGGCTGATCAAAGGTGTGGTAAAGGGTATTGGCGATTACGGCAATGCCTTTGGTATTCCTACGGTTGGCGGTGAACTGTTTTTCGACGATTGCTACAATGTGAACCCGCTGGTTAACGCGATGTCGGCGGGTATTGTAAAAGCAGGCGAGACGGTATCGGCTACTTCTTATGGTGTTGGTAACCCGGTTTATATTGTAGGATCGGCCACCGGCAAAGATGGTATACACGGTGCGGCATTTGCATCAAAAGATATTACCGAAGATTCGGTAAACGATTTGCCTGCGGTGCAGGTGGGCGACCCGTTCCAGGAAAAATTACTGTTAGAAGCTACGCTTGAAGTGATCAAAACCGGCGCTGTGGTAGGTATGCAGGACATGGGCGCTGCCGGTATAATTTGCTCCAACTCTGAAATGTCGGCAAAAGGCGAGCATGGTATGCGTATCGACCTGGATAAGGTTCCTACACGGCAGGAAAACATGAAACCGTTCGAGATATTGCTTTCTGAATCGCAGGAGCGCATGCTCATCGTCGTTCACAAAGGTCGCGAGGCTGAAGTTGAGGCCATATTTGATAAATGGGACCTGAACTGTGCCATTATTGGCGAGGTAACCGATACAAAACGCCTGTTATATTATATGCATGGCGAACTGGTAGCCGACGTTCCGGCTGAAGACCTGGTATTGGGTGGAGGCGCCCCGGTTTACAAAAGAGAATACCGTGAGCCTGCATATTTCAAGGAAAATCAGAAGTTTAAAATAGACGATGTTAAAGAGCCGGCCAATCTGAAAGAAGTGGCTGAGCATTTGATATCGCACCCGAACATTGCGTCAAAACGCTGGGTAACCCACCAGTATGATTCGACAGTAGGTACATCGACCATGACCACTAACCGCCCTTGCGATGCCGGAGTGGTTGCAGTAAAAGGTACCAGCAAGGCCATTGCCCTGACGGTTGACTGCAACTCGCGCTATGTATATGCAGATTCGCAGAAAGGTTGTGCCATTGCGGTTGCCGAAGCTGCCCGTAATATCACCTGTGCAGGCGGCGAGCCGGTTGCTATAACTAACTGTCTTAATTTCGGTAACCCCTACAAGCCAGAAGTTTACTGGCAGTTTGTTGGCGCTATCAAAGGTATGGGCGAAGCCTGTACCAAATTTGAAACACCTGTTACCGGTGGTAATGTGAGCTTTTATAATCAATCATCGGACGAAGGCCCGGTATTCCCGACGCCAACCATTGGTATGCTGGGCGTGCTGGATGATATTTCGACCATAACAACATCAGATTTCAAACAGCCCGGCGACCTTGTATACCTGATCGGCGAATCGGTTAATGATATTGCTTCGTCGCAGTATTTGGCATCGTACCATAAAATCCTGGCTGCCCCGGCGCCTTATTTCGATCTGGATAAGGAATATGCCATGCACCAGGTGATCAAAGAGCTCATCAAACATAAAGTGATCCAATCGGCTCATGATGTTTCCGATGGTGGCCTATACGTTACCCTTGTGGAATCAGCTTTGCCAAATGATTTTGGTTTTGACATCGCTTCTGATAACTCGGTGCGCAAAGATGCCTTTCTGTTCGGCGAAGCGCAGGGCAGGGTAGTGGTAAGCGTGTCGCCGGAAGAACAGGAAAGATTTATCGAACTGATGGCAACCAGCGAAGTTGAATTCAGTTTACTGGGTACTGTTACCGATGGATACATGATGATAGACGAAGATTCGTTCGGGCATATAACCGATACCAAAATGGTTTACGATAATGTATTGTTCTCTATTTTAGGTGACTAA
- the tnpA gene encoding IS200/IS605 family transposase, with the protein MPNTYTQIHIQFVFAVTYRAALIDTEWKERLHQYITGIFQQNDHKMLQTNSMPDHIHIFIGMRPHQSVSALIQNVKTDSSKWIKAQRLYPQFAWQEGYGAFSHAKSQVPDVIRYIQNQEKHHQKESFLDEYRKFLNAFEIDWNEKYIFQELE; encoded by the coding sequence ATGCCCAATACCTACACCCAAATCCATATTCAATTTGTATTTGCCGTAACATACCGGGCTGCGCTTATTGATACTGAATGGAAAGAAAGATTGCACCAATATATCACCGGCATTTTTCAACAGAATGACCACAAGATGCTTCAAACAAATAGCATGCCCGATCATATTCATATCTTTATTGGAATGCGGCCGCATCAATCCGTATCTGCATTGATACAAAATGTAAAGACAGATAGCAGTAAGTGGATCAAAGCACAGCGTTTATATCCGCAATTTGCATGGCAGGAAGGGTATGGTGCTTTTTCTCACGCAAAAAGCCAGGTACCTGATGTAATACGTTATATTCAGAATCAGGAAAAGCATCATCAAAAAGAATCCTTTTTAGATGAATACCGGAAATTTTTGAATGCGTTTGAAATTGACTGGAATGAAAAATATATATTTCAGGAATTGGAATAA
- the gloA2 gene encoding SMU1112c/YaeR family gloxylase I-like metalloprotein has translation MLEINKVHHIAIICTDYKKSKQFYTEVLGLKIVREVFRIERNSCKLDLEVNGVYQVELFSFPNVPARPSRPEAAGLRHLAFEVDDIDEAIAGVQKHGVNVEPIRVDEYTGKRFTFFADPDGLPIEFYEI, from the coding sequence ATGCTTGAGATTAACAAGGTACATCACATTGCTATCATCTGCACCGATTACAAAAAATCGAAACAATTTTATACAGAAGTACTCGGCTTAAAAATAGTGCGCGAAGTTTTTCGCATTGAAAGAAACTCATGCAAGCTCGACCTGGAAGTTAACGGCGTATACCAGGTGGAGCTTTTTTCATTTCCCAATGTACCCGCACGGCCAAGCAGGCCGGAGGCCGCAGGCTTACGCCACCTGGCTTTTGAAGTTGATGATATTGATGAGGCAATTGCCGGAGTTCAAAAACATGGGGTTAATGTTGAGCCGATAAGGGTAGATGAATATACCGGCAAACGTTTCACTTTCTTTGCCGACCCGGATGGATTGCCGATAGAGTTTTACGAAATTTGA
- a CDS encoding tRNA1(Val) (adenine(37)-N6)-methyltransferase, producing MSGVFKFKQFEVDQTGCAMKINTDGVLLGALADADDPKAILDIGTGTGVIALMLAQRFGTAQVDAIEIDEQAAETAGRNFSNSPFAERLTAYSMGFEKFFAENPGKKYDLIVSNPPFYINSLKSPQKNKQVAKHAGDDFFEALIREVSEHINETGVFCMILPLDTAEALSDLYLKYNMRPQQLVNVRSFPLSQPHRVIVCLGLEKAEIKKDSFLIYESKDSYSEEYVKLLKPYFTVF from the coding sequence ATGTCCGGCGTTTTTAAATTTAAGCAATTTGAGGTCGATCAAACCGGTTGCGCCATGAAGATCAATACGGATGGTGTATTGCTGGGTGCTTTGGCTGATGCTGATGACCCGAAAGCAATTCTGGATATTGGTACAGGTACAGGCGTTATCGCCCTAATGCTGGCGCAAAGGTTTGGAACAGCGCAAGTTGATGCCATAGAGATTGACGAACAGGCGGCTGAAACAGCAGGACGCAATTTTAGTAACTCACCTTTTGCGGAACGATTAACCGCATATTCCATGGGGTTTGAAAAGTTCTTTGCTGAAAATCCCGGAAAGAAATATGATCTGATCGTATCTAATCCGCCGTTTTATATCAATTCTCTTAAATCGCCACAGAAAAATAAACAGGTTGCTAAACATGCGGGTGACGATTTCTTTGAAGCATTGATCAGAGAAGTATCAGAACACATTAACGAGACGGGGGTGTTTTGTATGATATTGCCATTGGATACTGCTGAAGCGTTATCGGATTTATATCTTAAGTATAATATGCGTCCACAGCAATTGGTGAATGTGCGTTCTTTCCCGTTATCCCAACCGCATAGAGTGATTGTCTGCCTGGGCCTGGAGAAAGCAGAAATCAAGAAGGATAGCTTTTTAATTTACGAATCGAAGGACAGTTATTCAGAGGAATACGTTAAATTGCTGAAACCTTATTTTACCGTGTTTTAA
- a CDS encoding metallophosphoesterase family protein, which produces MVKIGLLSDTHGHLDDSVFKHFENCDEIWHAGDFGNIELADKLAAFKPLRGVYGNIDGKDVRISYPEHLRFNCEEVDVWMTHIGGYPGHYNPSIRQEIYTKPPKLFICGHSHILKVIYDQKLGLLHLNPGAAGKQGWHKIRTLLRFCISEEKIHTLEAIELQK; this is translated from the coding sequence ATGGTCAAAATAGGCCTCCTTTCCGACACCCACGGTCACCTGGATGACTCCGTTTTTAAGCATTTTGAGAACTGCGACGAGATATGGCATGCCGGTGATTTTGGCAATATCGAGCTAGCGGATAAGCTTGCTGCGTTTAAACCATTGCGTGGCGTTTATGGAAATATAGATGGAAAAGATGTGCGTATAAGCTACCCCGAACACCTGCGTTTCAATTGCGAAGAGGTAGATGTTTGGATGACGCATATCGGCGGTTATCCGGGGCATTATAATCCGTCAATCCGACAGGAAATTTACACTAAGCCTCCCAAATTGTTCATTTGCGGGCACTCTCATATATTAAAGGTTATCTACGATCAAAAACTTGGTTTGTTACACTTAAATCCTGGAGCAGCAGGGAAACAAGGTTGGCATAAAATACGTACACTACTTAGATTTTGCATTTCTGAGGAAAAAATCCATACCTTAGAGGCCATAGAATTGCAAAAATAA
- the fbp gene encoding class 1 fructose-bisphosphatase, giving the protein MKIAKTLGQFIIEKQADFPYAKGELSRLLRDIGIAAKIVNREVNKAGLADILGENGTTNIQGEGQKKLDVYANEQFISALKHGGECCIVASEENDDYIHLDTDVSTDAKYIVAIDPLDGSSNIDVNVGIGTIFSIYRRKSTKGRAVLQDVLQRGVEQVAAGYVIYGSSTMLVYTTGKGVNGFTLDPSIGEFCLSHPEMKIPKDGVIYSINEGYYVHFPDGVKKYIKYCQVEDDKTKRPYTSRYIGSMVADIHRNLIKGGIFIYPITASAPKGKLRLVYECNPMAFIIEQAGGKASNGYERILDLEVTELHQRSAIFIGSENMVHKAEEMMAYFSPQVTKKTFEGLVAIQ; this is encoded by the coding sequence ATGAAGATAGCTAAAACTTTGGGCCAGTTCATTATCGAGAAGCAGGCTGACTTTCCGTACGCTAAGGGTGAACTTTCAAGACTGCTAAGAGACATCGGTATTGCAGCCAAGATCGTTAATCGCGAGGTTAATAAAGCAGGTCTTGCCGACATCCTTGGCGAGAACGGAACGACCAATATCCAGGGCGAGGGACAAAAAAAATTGGATGTTTATGCAAACGAGCAATTCATATCAGCACTAAAGCACGGCGGCGAATGTTGCATAGTAGCATCGGAAGAAAACGATGATTATATTCACCTGGATACAGACGTTTCGACCGACGCCAAATACATTGTCGCGATCGATCCGCTTGACGGATCTTCAAACATCGATGTGAATGTTGGCATTGGAACAATTTTTTCCATTTACAGGCGTAAGTCGACCAAAGGCCGCGCGGTTTTGCAAGATGTTTTGCAACGTGGTGTTGAACAGGTTGCCGCGGGCTACGTCATTTACGGCTCATCTACAATGCTGGTTTATACTACAGGTAAAGGCGTCAATGGCTTTACACTTGATCCATCTATCGGAGAATTTTGCCTTTCACATCCAGAAATGAAAATACCAAAGGATGGTGTTATTTACTCAATCAACGAAGGTTATTATGTGCATTTTCCTGACGGCGTAAAAAAATATATCAAATACTGCCAGGTGGAAGACGATAAAACAAAGCGGCCCTATACTTCGCGTTATATCGGTTCGATGGTGGCCGACATTCACCGTAATTTGATTAAAGGGGGCATATTTATTTACCCGATAACGGCCAGTGCACCTAAAGGCAAATTGAGGTTGGTTTATGAGTGTAACCCTATGGCCTTTATTATAGAGCAGGCGGGAGGGAAGGCCAGTAACGGCTACGAACGCATTCTGGACCTCGAAGTGACCGAATTACACCAGCGTTCGGCCATATTTATCGGTTCGGAAAATATGGTGCACAAAGCGGAAGAAATGATGGCTTACTTTTCGCCGCAGGTGACTAAGAAAACGTTTGAAGGACTGGTGGCGATACAGTAA